Proteins encoded by one window of Halobaculum halobium:
- a CDS encoding DUF5794 domain-containing protein — MSTSAHPIAVRLERRVGGATKLLATVMALPLVDGIFPALVIAGALTVPFGIIETGLLIFGGSATMAVVLAEMEGTPREKAVSVLLLGVVLIPVAMAEAALAETIQSLLNPDVFHRFAGLVILAVAAKTASAEIGEYLPSPGAIIGLGLLASFQPTGAELVVSLNPDLLARAGAAAGVGVAFALSVALAGDHLRGRVDIDRFRFGSSVALGILSLSVLGLLPTEQPVALGVLVVTGLFAYDPNSDDAADAGADDAGVGSSDRDVADSPASAVSTDGGDEFNGEAASEAESVDAAANGHREADPNVAFGSSPTAPAAGIDPVDSAGTAEAADDSNDDDSDGDPSREPWL; from the coding sequence GTGAGTACCTCAGCACACCCGATCGCGGTGCGCCTCGAACGGCGCGTCGGCGGCGCCACCAAGCTTCTCGCGACCGTCATGGCGCTGCCGCTGGTGGACGGTATCTTCCCCGCGCTCGTCATCGCTGGCGCGCTCACGGTTCCGTTCGGTATCATCGAGACCGGGTTGCTCATCTTCGGCGGCTCCGCCACGATGGCGGTCGTGCTCGCCGAGATGGAGGGCACCCCCCGCGAGAAGGCGGTCTCCGTCCTCCTGCTCGGTGTCGTCCTCATCCCGGTGGCGATGGCCGAGGCTGCGCTGGCGGAGACGATCCAGAGCCTGCTGAACCCGGACGTGTTCCACCGCTTCGCGGGCTTGGTGATCCTCGCGGTCGCCGCCAAGACCGCCAGCGCGGAGATCGGCGAGTACCTCCCCAGCCCCGGCGCGATCATCGGACTCGGCCTGTTGGCCTCGTTCCAGCCGACGGGCGCAGAGCTCGTCGTGTCGCTCAACCCCGATCTGCTCGCTCGGGCCGGCGCCGCCGCGGGCGTCGGCGTCGCCTTTGCGCTGTCGGTCGCACTGGCGGGCGACCACCTGCGCGGTCGCGTCGACATCGACCGGTTCCGCTTCGGCTCGTCAGTCGCGCTGGGCATCCTCTCGCTGTCGGTGCTGGGGCTGCTCCCGACCGAGCAGCCGGTCGCGCTCGGCGTCCTCGTCGTCACCGGGTTGTTCGCCTACGACCCGAACTCCGACGACGCGGCCGACGCGGGGGCGGACGACGCCGGCGTCGGTTCATCCGACCGCGACGTCGCCGATTCGCCGGCCAGCGCGGTGTCGACCGACGGTGGCGACGAGTTCAACGGCGAGGCGGCATCCGAGGCGGAGAGCGTGGACGCGGCCGCCAACGGACACCGCGAGGCCGACCCGAACGTCGCCTTCGGCAGTTCGCCGACGGCGCCGGCGGCGGGGATCGATCCCGTCGACTCCGCCGGCACTGCGGAGGCGGCGGACGACTCGAACGACGACGACTCCGACGGGGATCCCTCCCGCGAGCCCTGGCTGTAG
- a CDS encoding fasciclin domain-containing protein, with protein MLKWFGTGTAMIAGGTGAVTARGGGRGKRDGASAENSVVEAADELGFSTLLTAVTNADPVVADTLTNDDQYTVFAPTNEAFEDFFETVETATGLTAADLLEDPNNLLTDTLLFHVTGGRRYASSVVNAPAVETLLGEPVSVDGTTLDGRASIVSTDVEASNGVVHAIDAVLTTPTVDQVLEG; from the coding sequence ATGTTGAAGTGGTTTGGAACAGGAACGGCGATGATCGCAGGCGGAACCGGCGCTGTCACCGCCCGCGGTGGCGGTCGTGGCAAGCGCGACGGCGCGAGTGCCGAGAACAGCGTCGTTGAAGCCGCCGACGAACTCGGGTTCTCAACGTTGCTCACCGCCGTCACGAACGCCGACCCGGTCGTCGCTGACACGCTGACGAACGACGATCAGTACACCGTGTTCGCACCCACGAACGAGGCGTTCGAGGACTTCTTCGAGACGGTCGAAACGGCGACCGGTCTCACGGCTGCAGACCTGTTGGAAGACCCCAACAACCTGCTCACGGACACGCTACTGTTCCACGTGACCGGGGGCCGTCGCTACGCCTCGTCGGTCGTCAACGCGCCCGCCGTCGAGACCCTGCTCGGCGAACCGGTTTCTGTCGACGGCACGACGCTCGACGGCCGCGCATCGATCGTTTCGACCGACGTCGAGGCCTCGAACGGCGTCGTGCACGCTATCGACGCGGTGCTGACGACCCCGACGGTCGATCAGGTGCTGGAGGGATAG
- the ileS gene encoding isoleucine--tRNA ligase — MDDSDISDQYTPEAVEAAVSERWDETDAYEVTKQAHADDPSFFFVDGPPYTTGQMHLGTAWNKTLKDTVIRHKRMTGHDVTDRPGYDMHGLPIETKVEQELGFETKRDIEEFGMENFIEECREFAVRNRENMDEDFQSIGAWMDWDDPYQTIEPEYMESAWWALSQVHDRGLVEQGKRSISQCPRCETAIANNEVEYEDIESPSIYVKFPLSDREGSLVIWTTTPWTIPANTFIAVGSDLTYQEVEATRDGETETLFLAESTVEDALRRGRYDDFEVVGEFSGEELVGWTYDHPLAEEVPEHPSFEGAGEVYTADYVEADRTGLVHSAPGHGQEDFERGEELGLEPFCPVGGDGVYTDAGGTYADQFVRDANDDIIADLDGKDLLLASETHEHSYGHCWRCDTPIVFLATDQWFIRITEIKDELLANIDDAEWHPHSAREGRFRNFVEEAPDWNVSRQRYWGIPLPIWVPEDAETYDAEDLIVVATREELAERVDQAVDPDTIDLHRPSVDDLTITEDGITYERVPDVFDVWFDSSVASLGTIGYPSSEDDFEELWPADLIIEAHDQTRGWFWSQLGMGTAALGESPYREVLMHGFTTMGDGSKMSKSKGNIVEPEEAIDAAGRDPLRCYLLSHEQQEKNLAFEWDGLHEMQSTLNILWNVFRFPLPYMKLDGYDPAEPDIHGADLDVVDEWVLSRLQTVKAEMDDAWDDYEIDDALNALLEFVTHDVSRFYVKAIRERMWEDEDSASKRAAYDTMATVLGEVTRLLAPYAPYLTERMYQHLDGEATTVHQLARPEVDKEFRDRQLETDMSVLRDVEETAANARQRAERKLRWPVTRVVVESDDEAARESVATLRDLLADRVNSREVEVVDSYGELVEVAEPEMSTLGPAFGGEAQEVMAAIEGSTRADLEASGRLAVEVGGEVYELDEEMVKFHSQAPEGVVSAEFDAGTVYVDTELTEDVESEGYARDVVRRIQEMRKELDLEVDERIRVSLDVDDDRVAGFVDDHREYVAEETRADAFVDDEEAEFDLVEQWTVEGVAVTIGVARVAVETPVDE; from the coding sequence ATGGACGACAGCGACATCTCGGACCAGTACACGCCGGAGGCGGTGGAGGCCGCCGTCTCCGAGCGCTGGGACGAGACGGACGCCTACGAGGTGACGAAGCAGGCGCACGCCGACGATCCGTCCTTCTTCTTCGTCGACGGCCCGCCGTACACGACCGGGCAGATGCACCTGGGGACGGCCTGGAACAAGACGCTGAAGGACACCGTCATCCGCCACAAGCGGATGACCGGCCACGACGTGACCGACCGCCCCGGCTACGACATGCACGGGCTCCCCATCGAGACGAAAGTCGAGCAGGAGCTCGGCTTCGAGACCAAACGCGACATCGAGGAGTTCGGCATGGAGAACTTCATCGAGGAGTGCCGGGAGTTCGCCGTCCGCAACCGCGAGAACATGGACGAGGACTTCCAGTCCATCGGCGCCTGGATGGACTGGGACGACCCGTACCAGACCATCGAACCGGAGTACATGGAGTCGGCGTGGTGGGCCCTGTCCCAGGTCCACGACCGCGGCCTCGTCGAGCAGGGCAAGCGCTCCATCTCCCAGTGCCCCCGCTGTGAGACCGCCATCGCCAACAACGAGGTCGAGTACGAGGACATCGAATCGCCCTCCATCTACGTGAAGTTCCCCCTCAGCGACCGCGAGGGGAGCCTCGTCATCTGGACCACGACGCCGTGGACGATCCCCGCGAACACGTTCATCGCCGTCGGTAGCGACCTCACCTACCAGGAGGTCGAGGCGACCAGAGACGGGGAGACCGAGACGCTGTTCCTCGCGGAATCCACGGTCGAGGACGCGCTCCGCCGCGGCCGTTACGACGACTTCGAGGTCGTCGGGGAGTTCTCGGGCGAGGAACTGGTCGGCTGGACGTACGACCACCCGCTCGCAGAGGAGGTACCCGAGCACCCGAGCTTCGAGGGCGCCGGCGAGGTGTACACCGCCGACTACGTCGAGGCCGACCGCACGGGGCTCGTCCACTCCGCGCCCGGCCACGGGCAGGAGGACTTCGAACGCGGCGAGGAGCTGGGGCTGGAGCCATTCTGTCCCGTCGGCGGCGACGGCGTTTATACCGATGCCGGCGGCACGTACGCCGACCAGTTCGTCCGCGACGCCAACGACGACATCATCGCCGACCTCGACGGGAAGGACCTTCTGCTGGCCAGCGAGACCCACGAACACAGCTACGGCCACTGCTGGCGGTGTGACACCCCCATCGTCTTCCTCGCGACCGACCAGTGGTTCATCCGGATCACCGAGATCAAAGACGAGCTGCTGGCGAACATCGACGACGCCGAGTGGCACCCCCACTCCGCCCGCGAGGGCCGCTTCCGCAACTTCGTCGAGGAGGCGCCCGACTGGAACGTCTCTCGACAGCGCTACTGGGGCATTCCCCTCCCGATCTGGGTGCCCGAGGACGCCGAGACGTACGACGCAGAGGACCTGATCGTCGTCGCCACGAGGGAGGAACTCGCCGAGCGCGTCGACCAAGCGGTCGACCCCGACACCATCGACCTCCACCGTCCGTCGGTCGATGACCTGACGATCACCGAGGACGGGATCACCTACGAGCGCGTGCCGGACGTGTTCGACGTGTGGTTCGACTCCTCGGTCGCCAGCCTCGGGACCATCGGCTACCCGAGCAGCGAGGACGACTTCGAGGAGCTGTGGCCCGCCGACCTCATCATCGAGGCGCACGACCAGACCCGCGGCTGGTTCTGGTCGCAACTGGGCATGGGCACCGCCGCGCTGGGGGAGTCGCCGTACCGCGAGGTGCTGATGCACGGCTTCACGACGATGGGCGACGGCTCGAAGATGTCCAAGTCGAAGGGGAACATCGTCGAGCCCGAGGAGGCCATCGACGCCGCCGGGCGCGACCCGCTGCGGTGTTACCTCCTCAGCCACGAGCAGCAGGAGAAGAACCTCGCGTTCGAGTGGGACGGCCTCCACGAGATGCAGTCCACGCTCAACATCCTCTGGAACGTGTTCCGGTTCCCGCTGCCGTATATGAAGCTGGACGGCTACGACCCGGCCGAACCGGACATCCACGGCGCCGACCTCGACGTGGTGGACGAGTGGGTCCTCTCTCGCCTGCAGACCGTGAAAGCCGAGATGGACGACGCGTGGGACGACTACGAGATCGACGACGCGCTGAACGCCCTGCTCGAGTTCGTCACGCACGACGTGTCGCGCTTCTACGTGAAGGCGATCCGCGAGCGCATGTGGGAAGACGAGGACAGCGCCTCCAAGCGTGCCGCCTACGACACGATGGCGACCGTGCTCGGGGAGGTCACGCGCCTGCTCGCGCCGTACGCGCCGTACCTCACCGAGCGGATGTACCAGCACCTCGACGGCGAGGCGACGACGGTCCACCAGCTCGCCCGACCCGAGGTGGACAAGGAGTTCCGCGACCGGCAGTTGGAGACGGACATGTCGGTCCTCCGCGACGTGGAGGAGACGGCCGCGAACGCCCGCCAGCGCGCCGAGCGGAAGCTCCGATGGCCGGTCACGCGCGTCGTCGTGGAGAGCGACGACGAGGCGGCTCGCGAGTCGGTCGCGACCCTCCGGGATCTGCTGGCCGACCGCGTGAACAGCCGGGAGGTCGAGGTCGTCGACTCCTACGGCGAGCTCGTCGAGGTTGCCGAGCCCGAGATGTCGACGCTGGGGCCGGCCTTCGGCGGCGAGGCCCAGGAGGTCATGGCCGCCATCGAGGGATCGACCCGCGCCGACCTGGAGGCGAGCGGCCGCCTCGCTGTCGAGGTCGGCGGCGAGGTGTACGAACTCGACGAGGAGATGGTGAAGTTCCACTCACAGGCGCCCGAGGGCGTCGTGAGCGCCGAGTTCGACGCAGGCACGGTCTACGTCGACACAGAGCTCACCGAGGACGTGGAGTCCGAGGGGTACGCCCGCGACGTGGTCCGCCGCATCCAGGAGATGCGCAAGGAGCTCGACCTCGAGGTGGACGAGCGCATCCGCGTCTCGTTGGACGTCGACGATGACCGGGTCGCCGGCTTCGTCGACGATCACCGCGAGTACGTCGCCGAGGAGACCCGAGCGGACGCGTTCGTCGACGACGAGGAAGCGGAGTTCGACCTCGTCGAGCAGTGGACCGTCGAGGGCGTCGCGGTGACCATCGGCGTGGCGCGCGTCGCCGTGGAGACGCCCGTCGACGAGTAA
- a CDS encoding DUF7500 family protein, which translates to MTDADDPEEPDDEGAVRDVVRVDGAEPTDDGEEHDDGSPLDREGVMDPDDLEIRGRDGVDETDDGRYVISTVAGRDDSEEPKQGTAPTTGRRAVADPAPGGDDSDVGSSVDTDGTTASTDLSGGGSAAGGLAGEGEPRGDARERGDDPLAAVAAELGALSSSHGFALAVAAGGETDTLRVASGDPTDTLATALRWYARRVNPDEPAEETVAALLADSDLGLDLD; encoded by the coding sequence ATGACCGACGCAGACGATCCGGAGGAACCCGACGATGAGGGGGCTGTTCGGGACGTCGTTCGCGTCGACGGAGCGGAGCCGACCGACGATGGCGAGGAGCACGACGACGGATCGCCGCTGGACCGCGAGGGCGTGATGGACCCGGACGACCTCGAGATCCGCGGCCGCGACGGCGTCGACGAGACCGACGACGGCCGGTACGTGATATCGACCGTCGCCGGACGCGACGATTCGGAGGAGCCGAAACAGGGGACGGCGCCGACGACCGGACGACGGGCCGTTGCGGACCCCGCGCCCGGAGGCGACGACTCGGACGTGGGGTCCAGCGTCGACACAGACGGGACGACGGCGTCCACGGATCTCTCAGGCGGCGGATCAGCCGCCGGCGGCCTCGCCGGAGAGGGAGAACCCCGGGGCGACGCCCGAGAGCGAGGCGACGACCCGCTGGCCGCGGTCGCCGCGGAGCTCGGCGCGCTCTCCTCGTCGCACGGCTTCGCGCTCGCGGTCGCCGCGGGCGGCGAGACGGACACCCTGCGCGTCGCCTCTGGGGACCCGACCGACACACTGGCGACGGCGCTGCGGTGGTACGCCCGCCGCGTCAATCCCGACGAACCGGCTGAGGAGACGGTCGCCGCGTTGCTCGCGGACTCGGACCTCGGTCTCGACCTCGACTAG
- a CDS encoding ArsR/SmtB family transcription factor: protein MAMTERLERLIADEVGEGCADDVDDRLDDLSALDERARVEDGGAAADVDALSALGSETRYRLARLLATAEGDLCVCELEPLLDVSASAVSHALSTLTDARLVSRRKEGKWRYYDTTDRADALLDALDATRGVEA from the coding sequence ATGGCGATGACCGAACGGCTCGAACGCCTCATCGCAGACGAGGTGGGCGAGGGCTGCGCGGACGACGTGGACGACCGACTGGACGACCTGTCCGCGCTGGACGAGCGCGCCCGCGTCGAGGACGGCGGGGCCGCCGCCGACGTCGACGCGCTGTCGGCGCTGGGCAGCGAAACGCGCTACCGACTGGCTCGACTGCTCGCGACCGCCGAGGGCGACCTGTGCGTCTGCGAGCTCGAACCGCTGCTGGACGTGAGCGCCTCGGCGGTCAGTCACGCGCTGTCGACGCTGACCGACGCTCGCCTGGTCTCACGTCGAAAGGAGGGGAAGTGGCGCTACTACGACACCACCGACCGCGCCGACGCGCTGTTGGACGCGCTCGATGCGACCCGCGGGGTGGAGGCGTGA
- the guaB gene encoding IMP dehydrogenase produces MANDGSDGSPFSQKLEVPEALTFDDVLLRPKESRVEPDEADVSTRVSTNVELTIPVLSAAMDTVTESELAIAMAREGGLGVLHRNMSVEETAAEVERVKRADELVIRRENVVTVAPDQTVREADAMMEYEGVSGAPVVDDEDRVLGIISGTDIRPYLEVGESDAVSEAMTDEVITAPEEVDAREALELMYDHKIERVPVVDEGDRLVGLVTMQGVLARREHTDAARDESGSLLVGVAVGPFEEERAVAADEAGADVLFIDCAHAHNLNVLDSAEAIKSEVEADVVVGNIGTREAAEAVVDFADGLKVGIGPGSICTTRVVSGAGMPQISAVAQVADVAAREDVPVIADGGIRYSGDAIKAVAAGADAVMLGSYFAGTDEAPGRVITMNGKRYKQYRGMGSVGAMSEGGGDRYLKDAEEDEDFVPEGVEAATPYKGPLSSELHQLVGGMRSGMGYVGAETLPGFKQRAEFVRVSQAGQTEGHPHDVTITDEAPNYSPE; encoded by the coding sequence ATGGCGAACGACGGGTCCGACGGAAGTCCGTTCTCACAGAAGCTGGAGGTACCGGAAGCGCTGACGTTCGACGACGTCTTGTTGCGACCCAAGGAGAGCCGGGTCGAACCCGACGAGGCGGACGTGTCGACGCGCGTGTCCACCAACGTCGAGTTGACGATCCCCGTGCTCTCGGCGGCGATGGACACGGTCACCGAGTCCGAGCTCGCGATCGCGATGGCTCGCGAGGGCGGCCTCGGCGTGCTCCACCGCAACATGAGCGTCGAGGAGACGGCCGCGGAGGTCGAACGCGTCAAGCGCGCCGACGAACTCGTGATCCGCCGCGAGAACGTCGTCACTGTCGCGCCCGACCAGACGGTCCGCGAGGCCGACGCGATGATGGAGTACGAGGGCGTCTCGGGCGCCCCCGTCGTCGACGACGAGGATCGGGTCCTCGGTATCATCTCGGGCACGGACATCCGTCCGTACCTGGAGGTCGGCGAGTCCGACGCCGTCAGCGAGGCGATGACCGACGAGGTCATCACCGCCCCCGAGGAGGTGGACGCCCGCGAGGCCCTGGAACTGATGTACGACCACAAGATCGAACGCGTCCCCGTCGTGGACGAGGGCGACCGTCTCGTCGGCCTCGTGACGATGCAGGGCGTGCTCGCTCGGCGTGAGCACACCGACGCCGCGCGCGACGAGTCGGGATCGCTGCTCGTCGGTGTCGCGGTCGGTCCGTTCGAAGAGGAGCGCGCCGTCGCCGCCGACGAGGCCGGCGCCGACGTGCTGTTCATCGACTGCGCGCACGCGCACAACCTGAACGTCCTCGACTCCGCGGAGGCCATCAAGTCGGAGGTCGAGGCCGACGTGGTCGTCGGCAACATCGGCACCCGCGAGGCCGCCGAGGCGGTCGTCGACTTCGCCGACGGCCTCAAGGTGGGCATCGGTCCGGGCTCCATCTGTACGACCCGCGTCGTCTCCGGCGCCGGGATGCCCCAGATCAGCGCCGTCGCGCAGGTGGCCGACGTGGCCGCCCGCGAGGACGTGCCCGTCATCGCCGACGGCGGGATCCGCTACTCGGGCGACGCGATCAAGGCGGTCGCCGCCGGCGCCGACGCGGTCATGCTCGGCTCGTACTTCGCGGGCACCGACGAAGCGCCCGGCCGCGTCATCACGATGAACGGCAAACGCTACAAGCAGTACCGCGGCATGGGTTCGGTCGGTGCGATGTCGGAGGGCGGCGGCGACCGCTACCTCAAGGACGCCGAGGAGGACGAGGACTTCGTTCCCGAGGGCGTCGAGGCCGCGACGCCGTACAAGGGACCGCTCTCCTCGGAGCTGCACCAACTCGTCGGCGGCATGCGCTCGGGCATGGGCTACGTCGGCGCGGAGACGCTCCCCGGGTTCAAGCAGCGCGCCGAGTTCGTCCGCGTCTCGCAGGCCGGCCAAACCGAAGGCCACCCGCACGACGTGACGATCACCGACGAGGCGCCGAACTACAGCCCCGAGTAG
- a CDS encoding AAA family ATPase, with the protein MSDDEGLALTVRGAAKRDAGRGIARLSDTAMGELGVLSGETVVIAGERETAAKVWPAGTGAEDAEILIDGETRANAGAKIGERVRVHKERVGEADAVTLTAPAALDGVDIDGDALSRAAKRDLDGRPVSAGEQVRIPHLGGNVFVVRETRPEGPVKIHDGTRVAVERQDSGGPGAEAGGDDRPGVNASTSGTGASVDLPTRDRRAGGASRDDSGSGRDGGDDDQRTPGGATAPTPPAGGVTYEDIGGLDDELDLVRETIELPLSEPEVFARLGIDPPKGVLLHGPPGTGKTLIAKAVANEVDATFISVSGPEITSKYKGESEEKLREIFAEANESAPSIVFFDEIDSIAGQREDGGDMENRIVGQLLSLMDGLDAREDVIVIGATNRVDSIDPALRRGGRFDREIEIGVPGEAGRREILEVHTRRMPLAEDVDIDRLAARTYGFVGADVDSLTTEAALTALRRARHEDSAVDLATVEVTRADFESALAAVEPSAMREYVAEQPDTTFDEVGGLDEAKKTLERAVTWPLTYAPLFDAAGADPPTGVLLYGPPGTGKTLLARAIAGESEVNFIEVAGPELLDRYVGESEKAVREVFERARQAAPSIVFFDEIDAIAVDRDGMGDSSGVGQRVVSQLLTELDRASGNPNLAVIAATNRREALDDALVRPGRLESHVEVPLPDVAGRRKILAVHTERTPLSEDVDLERVADHTEGYSGAELTAVVREATMRAVERVADEFGDEANDHADALSVTMADFEAAMERVAPPESHD; encoded by the coding sequence ATGAGCGACGACGAGGGGCTCGCGCTGACGGTCCGCGGCGCGGCCAAGCGCGACGCCGGCCGCGGCATCGCGCGCCTGTCTGACACGGCGATGGGAGAGCTCGGAGTGCTGTCGGGGGAAACGGTCGTTATCGCCGGCGAACGCGAGACCGCCGCGAAGGTGTGGCCCGCGGGGACCGGCGCCGAGGACGCCGAGATCCTCATCGACGGCGAGACGCGGGCCAACGCCGGCGCGAAGATCGGCGAGCGCGTCCGCGTCCACAAAGAGCGCGTCGGCGAGGCCGACGCGGTGACACTCACCGCGCCCGCAGCGCTCGACGGCGTTGATATCGACGGCGACGCGCTCTCGCGCGCGGCGAAGCGCGACCTCGACGGTCGCCCCGTCAGCGCCGGCGAGCAGGTGCGCATTCCGCACCTCGGAGGGAACGTGTTCGTCGTCCGGGAGACGCGTCCCGAGGGACCGGTGAAGATCCACGACGGAACGCGCGTCGCCGTCGAACGGCAGGACTCGGGCGGTCCAGGCGCCGAAGCCGGTGGCGACGACCGGCCGGGTGTGAACGCGTCGACCTCCGGGACGGGCGCGTCGGTCGACCTCCCGACGCGCGATCGGCGGGCCGGAGGGGCGAGTCGGGACGACAGCGGGAGCGGCAGAGACGGCGGGGACGACGACCAGAGAACTCCCGGTGGCGCTACGGCACCGACGCCGCCCGCCGGCGGCGTCACCTACGAGGACATCGGCGGCCTCGACGACGAACTCGACCTCGTGCGCGAGACGATCGAACTGCCGCTGTCCGAGCCGGAGGTGTTCGCCCGCCTCGGCATCGATCCGCCGAAGGGGGTGCTCCTCCACGGCCCGCCGGGGACGGGGAAGACGCTGATCGCGAAGGCCGTCGCAAACGAGGTCGACGCCACGTTCATCTCGGTGTCCGGTCCGGAGATCACCTCGAAGTACAAGGGCGAAAGCGAGGAGAAGCTTCGGGAGATCTTCGCGGAGGCGAACGAGTCGGCGCCCAGCATCGTCTTCTTCGACGAGATCGACTCCATCGCCGGCCAGCGCGAGGACGGCGGCGACATGGAAAACCGGATCGTCGGCCAACTGCTCTCGCTGATGGACGGCCTCGACGCCCGCGAGGACGTGATCGTCATCGGCGCGACCAACCGCGTCGACTCGATCGACCCCGCCCTCCGGCGGGGCGGCCGGTTCGACCGCGAGATCGAGATCGGCGTGCCGGGCGAGGCCGGGCGTCGGGAGATCCTGGAGGTGCACACCCGCCGGATGCCGCTGGCCGAGGACGTGGACATCGACCGCCTCGCCGCGCGGACGTACGGCTTCGTCGGCGCCGACGTCGACTCGCTGACGACGGAGGCGGCGCTGACTGCGCTGCGGCGCGCCCGCCACGAGGACAGCGCGGTCGACCTCGCCACGGTGGAGGTGACCCGAGCCGACTTCGAGTCGGCCCTTGCGGCGGTTGAGCCGTCCGCGATGCGCGAGTACGTCGCCGAACAGCCCGACACGACCTTCGACGAGGTTGGCGGGCTCGACGAGGCCAAGAAGACCCTCGAACGGGCGGTCACCTGGCCGCTCACCTACGCCCCGCTGTTCGACGCCGCCGGCGCGGACCCGCCGACCGGCGTGCTCCTCTACGGGCCGCCGGGGACCGGAAAGACGCTGCTCGCGCGCGCCATCGCGGGCGAGTCCGAGGTGAACTTCATCGAGGTCGCCGGGCCCGAGTTGCTCGACCGCTACGTCGGCGAGTCCGAGAAGGCCGTCCGCGAGGTGTTCGAGCGCGCCCGCCAGGCCGCCCCGTCGATCGTCTTCTTCGACGAGATCGACGCCATCGCCGTCGACCGCGACGGCATGGGCGACTCCTCGGGCGTCGGTCAGCGCGTCGTCTCCCAGCTGCTCACCGAGCTGGATCGCGCCAGCGGCAACCCGAACCTCGCGGTCATCGCGGCGACGAACCGCAGAGAGGCGCTCGACGACGCGCTCGTCCGGCCCGGGCGGCTGGAGAGCCACGTCGAGGTGCCGCTGCCGGACGTGGCGGGGCGCCGGAAGATCCTCGCGGTTCACACCGAGCGCACGCCGCTTTCCGAGGACGTGGACCTGGAGCGCGTGGCCGACCACACCGAGGGGTACTCCGGCGCGGAACTCACGGCGGTCGTCCGCGAGGCGACGATGCGGGCGGTCGAGCGGGTCGCCGACGAGTTCGGCGACGAGGCGAACGACCACGCCGACGCGCTGTCGGTGACGATGGCCGACTTCGAGGCCGCGATGGAGCGGGTCGCGCCGCCCGAATCACACGACTGA
- a CDS encoding protein tyrosine phosphatase: MSYAFAQREVERRGLEGRVELLTGGTHPADHVHDEVVDAMAELGTDMSDRTPQAVSDEELNDCDYVATMGCSTLSLADAVEARDWALADPDGKSPEEVAAIRDEIGSRVVTLFDEVFGEYEGDPSANATGADG, from the coding sequence ATGTCGTACGCATTCGCCCAGCGCGAGGTCGAACGTCGCGGGCTGGAGGGCCGCGTTGAGCTCCTCACCGGCGGCACTCACCCCGCGGACCACGTCCACGACGAAGTCGTCGACGCGATGGCCGAACTCGGGACCGACATGTCCGACCGGACCCCCCAGGCCGTAAGTGACGAGGAACTGAACGATTGCGACTACGTCGCGACGATGGGCTGTTCGACGCTGTCGCTCGCGGACGCGGTGGAGGCGCGCGACTGGGCGCTCGCCGATCCCGACGGGAAGTCGCCCGAGGAGGTGGCCGCGATCCGCGACGAGATCGGATCGCGGGTCGTCACGCTGTTCGACGAGGTGTTCGGAGAATACGAGGGCGACCCGTCGGCGAACGCGACCGGTGCGGACGGATAA
- a CDS encoding DUF5795 family protein, translating into MSNRVVEGRMVTPERLAEIVEGDSVMDAEPIEDADRECPDCGGDVISVGYMPSVMEFVTAYKCQECSWNETDRE; encoded by the coding sequence ATGAGTAACCGCGTCGTCGAGGGACGGATGGTGACGCCCGAGCGCCTCGCCGAGATCGTCGAGGGAGACTCCGTGATGGACGCCGAGCCGATCGAGGACGCCGACCGCGAGTGCCCGGACTGCGGCGGCGACGTGATCTCGGTGGGCTACATGCCGAGCGTCATGGAGTTCGTTACCGCCTACAAGTGTCAGGAGTGCTCGTGGAACGAGACCGACCGCGAGTAG
- a CDS encoding universal stress protein: MIERVLVPMDDSDLSERALRYALEAHPAAAVTVLHVVGEPSGMMGAAASLALEGDAEQAGEDASEDLFSRARDVAEEYDATVETEVGWGSPAKEIVRRAEEFDAVLIGAHTGGVAERLFVGNVAKSVVHNAPVPVTVVR; the protein is encoded by the coding sequence GTGATCGAACGCGTTCTCGTCCCGATGGACGATTCCGACCTGTCCGAGCGGGCGCTCAGATACGCGCTCGAAGCACATCCGGCCGCCGCGGTCACCGTCTTGCACGTCGTGGGCGAGCCGTCCGGGATGATGGGCGCGGCGGCGAGCCTGGCGCTCGAGGGGGACGCCGAGCAGGCGGGGGAGGACGCCTCCGAAGACCTGTTCTCGCGGGCCCGCGACGTCGCCGAGGAGTACGACGCGACGGTCGAGACGGAGGTCGGATGGGGAAGCCCCGCCAAGGAGATCGTCAGGCGGGCCGAGGAGTTCGACGCGGTCCTGATCGGCGCCCACACGGGTGGCGTGGCAGAGCGGTTGTTCGTCGGCAACGTCGCGAAGAGCGTCGTTCACAACGCGCCGGTTCCCGTGACCGTCGTGCGCTGA